CCGATGCCGAGCATCGCGCATCCGCTACAGCTCATGAAGGACGTGGGGCTCGGTTATCTGACGCTAGGGCAGCCGTCGCCGACGCTGTCGGGCGGCGAGGCGCAGCGGATCAAGCTCGTGACCGAACTGGCGAAGGTGAGGGATGACGTCACACGGCGCGGGCAGAAGGCGCCGCATACGTTCTACGTGCTCGACGAACCGACGGTCGGTTTGCATATGGCGGACGTCGCCCGCCTCATTCGCGTGCTGCATCGGCTCGTGGACGGGGGGCACAGCGTCATCGTCATCGAGCACGATCTCGATGTGATCGCCGAAGCCGATTGGATCATCGATCTTGGCCCCGAGGGCGGTGCGGGCGGCGGGACGATCGTTGCGGCGGCTGATCCTGAAACGCTTGCGCGCGTGAGCGGCAGCCATACCGGTGCGGCGCTCGTGTCGGTGCTCGCGCGCGCGGCGGGTGAGAGGACAGGGGCGCAGGAGGGTGGCCGGCGCCGCGCTTGATGGCGCTTTGCGGCGACCGGCCCATCGATCTGCTTCAGGCCTCGCCGGCCAATTCCGGCGCGGCGTTCGGCGCGGCCGGTGCGGCTACGCCGGGGTGCTGCTTGCCGGCGCTGCGTACCTGCCCCACCCACACGAGCGCGAGCGACGCCAACGTTATCGATACCCAGCCGTTGACGCCATACCCGACGATGTGCCCGGCCGTATCGGTCGAAAGCAGCATGCCGCCGAGCCATGCGCCGCAGCCCGTGCCGAGCGACTGCACGGCGCCGTTCGCGCTGAGGAACGCGCCGCGATGCTGCGCGTCGGGCACGGTCGTCAGAATCGCTTGCATCGGCACGATCCGTCCCGACGAAATGATCATGAAGAGCGCGAACCCTGGGATCATGATCAAGAACGGTACGTTGGCCAGATGCGTGACGATAAGTACGGGCCCGAGCGCTAGCGCGCCGAAGAGGCGAAATATCGTGCGATGCCCGATGCGATCGGCGAGCCGGCCGATGGCGCGCGACGTGAAGAACGTCGACGCACCGCCCGCCATGTAGAGCCACGAGATCTGGCCAGGTGTCACGCCATGATTGGCGACGAGCATCGGCGAGATGAACGGGATCACGAGCATGTGCGCGAACATGATCAGAAACGTCAATGCGAACGCCCGCAGGTGCCGCGGATAGGTCAGCAGCCGCCCGAGCGCGGGAAGGGTGTCGGCGAGCGACGGGGGCCGCCTCGACAGATGCTCGGCGAGCGGGGGCACGATGCGCGACGTTGCGACAGCGATCGTGACCGTCAGCGCGGCCAGCAGCCAGAACGGCGCCGACCAATGGAAGTACGCGCCGAGCAGCACGCCGGCCGGCACGCCTGCAATTGCGGCCATCGAGAAGCCCGTCATGAGGATGCCCGTGGCGGCGCCGCGCCGTTCGACGGGCACGACGTCGGCGACGATCGCCATCACGCTGGCGCCGAGCACACCGCCTGCCAGCCCGGCGAACGCACGGCTCGCGAGCAAGAGCGGATAGCTCGTCGCGCACGCGCAGGCGAGGTTCGATAGCGTGAAGAGCAGATAAGCGGTGAGCAGGAGCTTACGACGATCGAAACGATCGATGTAGGTGGCCGCGAGCAGGGCCGAGAGGCCCGAGCACCACGAATAAGCCGACACGGCCGCCGCGAATTTGGCCGGCGAAACGTCGAAGGCGGACATGATCTGCGGGCCGAGCGGCATCATCACCATGAAATCCATGATGAGCGTGAATTGCACGAGTGCAAGCAGCCATATCAGGCGCCGTTCTCGAGCTTGAGGAAGTGCATACGTCATTGTTCTAATCCTTATCGATATGCCATTGGCTAAGCGGCGGCCCGAGTCGGGCGCCGCTATCTTGCTTGACGCGCAGGGCCCCGCGAACGTTACGCGCTCGCTCCTTGCGGCGCGGGACCAGCGGCCGGTTTGCCTTCGATTTCCGCGGCGGCGCGCAGCAAGATCTCGGCAACGCGCTGCTGTTCGTTCTCGTCGGCGTCGATGCGGCGAAGCAGTGCCAGCTTGAGCGCGTACTTTGCTTGGCGTAGCTTCGGATGCCAGGCGGCATCGCGGCCGGACGCGCCGCTCTCGCCCTCGTCGGCGTCCTCGGCCGCGTAGGCGCGCCGCATCGATTCCATCTTGTGGGCGACGAAACTGAGCTTGGCGAGAATCATGTCGACCTGATCCTGATTTGCGGCAAGATGCGCGCGGCCTGCGTCCGCGATCTCATAGCGCTTGCGATTGCCTTCCTGCTGAACGGTGACGAAGCCGAGTTCTTCCAGGTAGGTCAGCGCGGGGTAGACCATCCCGGGGCTCGGCGCATAGAAACCGTTCGAGCGCGTCTCGAGCGCCTTGATGAGCTCATAGCCGTGACGCGGCGCCTCGGCGATCAGCGCGAGCAGCATCAACTGCAAGTCTTCGCCGCTGAACTTGCGGCCGCGCGTGAAGCTGTCGTCGTCGCCGAATCCCTGATCGCCGCGACCGCCCCAGAACGGACCGCTGCCACCGTGGCGATGCCGATGGCGGCCGATCGCATGCCACAACTCGTGAAGGAACGAAGATTCGCCGCGCCGCCCGTGGTGACCGTGGCCATGGTCACCACGGCCGCGGCCGTGGGAGAAGTCGCGGTCGGAGGCGTCGCGACGATGGCCGTACCAATGGCCGTAGTCGTGGCGGGACTCGGCTTCGTGCGAATGCGAGTGGGCGGCGCCGCGATGGAGATCTGGCAGCCCTTGATCGCGCTGAAAGTCGTGAAAACGGTGACGCATGGGAAACCCCAGGTAGAGTGAATGTGTGTCTAAAGATATATATCTAAAGATACAAAGTCAAGTGCTGGATGAGTGGAGATGTTGAGCGTGCAGTAGTTGTGCTGGTCGAGAGGGCGCTCTGCGTGATCGCAGCGATGGATGGGTGGCTGAAATCCGATCGCAAGCATGATCTCGAGACTGAGGCTGAGTTTTGGGAAGGGGAGCCCTGGGGCGATTGGGCTGGCGCAATGAGGTGTGACGGCAAGCGAACGACGGCACACTTGCCGCCGCTCGTCGTTTATTGGTGTTGGCTGAGCGTGACCGCGGCAGCTTTACGTACGCAAAACCAGACGGCGTAGGGCGGTATTCGCGAGCCCAACCGAGAGCGCGGCGACAACGGTGTTTGTCAACGTAGTTGTCGCGTCGCTTCACGCGCACTGCTTTAATTCGGCTCGGGGCGTACGCTCCGGATTGAGCCAGACTTCGTTCTTCAATTTCCAATTGCGAGTCGAGCGGGACCAACGCTGCGGGTTACGTGCCTTGGCTTGCGCGTAGACGACATCACGTCGTGCCAACACGGCGATGGCAACGCCGTTGTGACGCTGCGCCGGCGTGACGAATTTCAGGCCGCTGTGTTTGTGCTCATGGTTGTACCAACGCACGAACTGCTGCGTCCAAGCACGCGCGGCGTCGACGCTCGCAAACGCTTTACTTGGGTAATCGGGTCGGTACTTGCACGTGCGGAACAGCGCCTCAGCGTACGGGTTGTCGTTACTCACGCGCGGTCGGCTGAACGAAGCCACCACGCCCAGATTTTCCAGGGTGGCGAGCATCGTCGCGCCCTTCATCGCGCTGCCGTTGTCCGAGTGCAGCACCAGCGGTCGTCCCGCCAAGCCCTCGGCCAAGCTCGTGCGCCGCATGAGCAACGCGGCAAGCTCGGTCGATTCTGCCTCCTGCACTTCGTGACCTACGATCTTGCGGCTGAACACGTCCAAGACCATGTACCAGTAGTAGTACTTGCCCTTAATCGCCGCCGGCATCCAGGTGATGTCCCACGACCAAAGTTGATTCGGCGCCGTTGCACAATGGCTGGTGACCACATGTCGAGAAGGTTGGCGCGCACGACCTCGGCGGTGCTGCTGCGAAGCGTCGCGCAACACGCGGTAAAAGCTCGATTCCGACGCAAGGTACACACCGCGGTCTGCCAAGCTCGGCACGATCTGGCTAGGCGGCAAGCTCGCGAACTCGGCGCTATTGGCCACCTCCAGAATCTGCCGCCGCTCAGCCTCGCTCAGCTTGTTACGCGGCTGTGGTCGATTGGCCGTGCTGCGACCGTCGGCGCGTGCGACGTCGCCGTCAACAACCCAGCGCTGGAACGTGCGCGCACTCAGGCCCAACTCTTCGCACGCCTTGTGCAGGCGGCAACCCGAGCCCACCGCCTCGCGGATCAACGATATGCATAACAGGCGATCCGGGACGTTGATCAGTCGTCCTCTTGTTCTCCCCAGATCGCCTGGGCTTTTTTTCGAAGTACAAGCAGCGCCGCTGCTTCGGCCAGCGCCTTCTCCTTGCGATGCAACTCCTTCTCGAGTTGCTTGATGCGCTGCTTGTCTTCTTTGGACTGCTGACGTTGCTCGCGCGCCTGCTCGGCAGTATTGGCGTTGGCGGCCACACACGAGGTCCGCCATGCGGCGATTTGCTCCGGATATAGGCCTTTGCGCCGGCAATACTCGGCCAACTCCGCTGCGTTCAGCGGGGCAGTTTCCAACACAACGGCAAACTTGTCTTCCGAAGACCATCCTTCGGCGTTCTTCCCGTCGCCCGGCACGGCCAATCCTTTTCCTTTCGCCTCGCGGCGCCACACGTACAACGTCTGTTCGGTGATTCCTGTTTCTCGCGCTAGCGCGGATACCGGCACATTTTCCGGCGGCATCATACGACGCACCAGGGCTTCTTTTCGTTCTGCTGAGTAGGCTTTCATTCATGCCGATTCTACCGCCCCCGGACCTCGTCTAAGATTCAAACGACACGACAACTAGTCTGACGCCGGGGGACAACGAGAGAGCCGGCGATGACGACGAGCAAGCCTATGGCCTCGATATCGTCCGCATACTCGATCGTATCGATACCGAACGCGCGCATGCAAAACGCGACCGTTGCGGGCAATGGCGAAAATTCATAGGGAAGGTTGTTAAGCCATCGTGCCAGCAAGAAGCCGCCGATCACCGTCGCAATGATGTTTGCGCCTCGCCGAAGCCATTTCATTATCTGACCTCCACGGTGCCATATGCCTTCATCGATGCGCCTGGTACGGGCAGCGTGGGGCCGTTGCTGCGCAGATGATCGCTCAGTCCTCCGAATTCTTCGGGGTTCGTGAGCGTGATGCATCCTTCGCTGCGGCCTGCGGGCCCCATGGGATGAAGGCGGAACGCACTGCACCGCACGCCATTGACGTGGGTGTGGTTGTCAATTTCACCGTCGTCTCGATAAAGTGCGAACCAGCGGTTACGGTCGGTACTGTGGTCGTACGCGCGGAGCGCGTCATCGAGCCAGCCGAGACGTCCGCCGGACCGACGGTCGACTATGTATAGCGTCCTGATGGCAATGGTCCGGAGTGAGCGAGATGGACGGAAGTTGGACTATTCCGGTGCGATGGCATCCCCGAGAACGCGGTGAAGTTGCCGAGACCGGGGCATATCAATGACGTCAGCGGACGGTCGTTTAGAAGAAAGGTGCAGTTGATCGGCACGTGCCACTCCGATGGTTACGGGGCTCTGTCTATGTAACGGCAAGACGGTTGCGGTTCCAGCGGGGCGAGCGAGTGAGTTGTCAGCAAATTTCGGCCGGGATAATCAGCGCACACGGCAATTTTCGCCGACCATGATCGACTAGATGAGTTTGATTTATGTCGTAGCCTGCCTGAAGACACCAGTCGTCGAATCGGGCCGCGTCGCGTTCAATCTGGGTTTTTGCGGTGGCATCTGGTGCGCGGTTGACGACGATTCAGAAGGGGTTTCGAACTGCTTGCGTTCGTGCCAGCACTGAGAATTTCCGAGTGTGCGACCTGCGTCATACCTTTGCTTCGTGGTTGGTCATGGCCGGCGTGTCGCTGTACGTCGTTAAGGACCTGTTAGGGCATTCTTCCATCACGATGACCGAGTGATACGCGCACTTGGCGCCGCATATGGGGCATTCGGCGGTGCAACCGTTGCTTGATGTGTAGCAAGCGAATGGTTGTAGCATGCGCAAACGAAAAAGCCCTGATGTGCAGAGCCTGAGTTATGCGCTTTTTCGTTGTCGTCTCATTTGGGTAACGCCCGTCGAGAGTAAGGCAACGATGGCCAGGGCGATCGCGCAGCTCACTACGAACATGGTCGCCTCTACTATCGTGCCGTGGCCGTGTATCCCGACGACGTCGCCTAGTAGAAACAGCGGCTCGAATGCTTTCCATGCGTCGTGGTATACGAACAGGTCTTCAAGCGGCCGTAAATTCGCGAGACCTAGATAGACCGGTAACGTGAGTAAGAGGCCGCCGGCGACGAATGCCAGTATGCGTTTCATCGGACGATGACTTTTCCGTAGTAATGGATTGGAATTCCGGGGAATGTTTTCGGCGCATGTCTTGTGAGCCATTTCCGGAGTGTATCGAAGTTGACGGGGTTCGGTGGTGGCTCGCGTTGGTCGATCGGTTGTGCGGGTACTTCTTCCGATGTGGTTTACGGTCCTGTCAATGTTGGTAGGTATTCGCGGTGAATGTGTGTGTGGCACCCTCATGGCTTTTTTGATGAGAGGTGTTGGATGCCTGTCTTTTGCACGTTTGCGTTGAACCACAAGATAACGTCTTTGCTCAATTGTCCGGGTATTGGAGCATTTGCGGCGTATTCTGGTCACGGTCCCGGTCGCGATAACCCGGAGCTTACGGATAAAGAGGATGTCGGACCGATTCCCAAGGGCGTCTATTACATAGTTGATCGCCACTCCGGCGGGAGATTGGGTTGGTGGCACGACTTCATTGATGCTCACGGCTATGGCACGACCGATCGCACCAAGTGGTTTATGCTATGGAATCCGGCGACCGGCGATTCGACTTTTGTCAATGGCGTAAAGCGGAGTGTGTTTCGATTGCATCCTGAGGGGCCGCTTCGGCTTAGTGACGGTTGCATTACTGTGGCGAACCTGTATAGCTTTGCGGTGCTTGCGAAGGGCCTGCGGAGTCGAGGGGCCGATTTGCCTGTGCCTGGTGCGCCGTTCCGAGCTTACGGTACTGTTGAGGTCAAATGAGAAAGGCGCTTGTAATTGGTGGCGCGATCCTTGTCGCGGTTTTGGGTGGTTGGGAGCTTACAGGTGTCATCGCTCGGCTTCCGATGGAGATGCCCGGTTGGTTCGATGACTTTCTTCGGTGGTTGTTGCGGGCGGTCGGTGCGGCGAAGCTGGAGGATACAGACGATATGGAGGTGGTCGCGTTCTTGTTGACGTTTGCGGTATGTGTGACGCTTATCGGCGTCGTTGAGGCAGCGTTCTGGTTTGCGATTCGGCGTTTGCGGCTGCGCTGAAGGTCAGCGCGGTAGTTTCAAGTTGACGTGGTTTCAGGCGCGTCAGTAAGCGAAAAAAAAGCCCTGCAATCGCAGGGCTTTAATAGTGCGAAACGTCTAGCAGTATCTTCGGGCTGCCGGGGAAATCCAGGCCAAGAACTGCTTGACGCGTTGCCAGAGGCGACGCACAAAAAACTGGTGGGTGGTACAGGGATTGAACCTGTGACCCCTGCCGTGTGAAGGCAGTGCTCTACCGCTGAGCTAACCACCCGAAGAGCCTCGAATTATGTCAGAGGCTTGGTCGCTCGTAAAGCAATTTTTAGGCGGCTTGCACATCGGCCGAACCGACGGCTGGTTCGGGCGCCGGCTCGCGCCGCCACACGCTCGTGCCTTTCGTCGCCTTGTCGAGATCGTTGAGCACCGCCTCGTGCGCTTGCACCTCCGCTTCGTCCGCCGCGAGTACCGGCAATGCCATCCCCTCGAACGACACCGCCTTGCGCGCGGCCGTCGCCGTGCTCTGTTGCGTCGTCGCTTCGCCGAGCATGTCGATGACGAGACTTTCCTGCCCGCGCGTCATCGACAGGTACACCTCGGCCAGCAACTCCGAGTCGAGCAGTGCGCCGTGCAGCGTCCGATGCGCGTTGCTGACGCCGAAGCGATCGCAGAGCGCGTCGAGCGAATTGCGCTTGCCGGGGAACATCGCCTTCGCCTGCACGAGCGTATCGATCACGCCTGCATAATGCTCTTTGAACGGCGGTAAGCCGAGCAGCGCGAATTCGGCCTCGAGGAACCCCAAGTCGAACGGCGCGTTGTGAATGATGAGTTCGGCGTCGCGCAGATAGTCACGCAGTTCGTCGGCGATCTCGCCGAACTTCGGTTTGTCGCTCAAGAACTCCGTCGTCAGCCCGTGCACAGCCAGCGCGCCCGGATCACTATCGCGCTCTGGGTTAACGTAGAAGTGCAGGTTGTTGCCCGTGAGCCGGCGGTTCACGAGCTCCACCCCACCGATTTCGATGATGCGGTCGCCCGTGCGTGCGTTAAGACCGGTGGTTTCCGTATCGAGAACGATTTGACGCATATTCGTGTGTCTCGTGTGTAAGTCGTGCAAAACGGTAGCGCAAAGCGGCGCGGCGAGTCACGCGCCGCGACAATCAAGACCGAATGAAACGCTCAGCCCGCGGCGAGCGCACTGACCCCACGATTCGCGAGGGCATCGGCGCGCTCGTTTTCGGGATGGCCCGCGTGGCCCTTCACCCAACGCCATTCGATCTGATGCATGGCCGCGAGTGCATCGAGACGTTTCCACAGATCGGCATTCTTCACCGGTGTCTTCGCCGCGGTCATCCAATTCTTTTTCTTCCAACCGTGAATCCACTCGCTGATGCCTTTTTGCACGTACTGCGAGTCGGTATGGACAGTGGCCTTGCAGGGTCGCTTCAGCGCTTCGAGTGCGGCGATAACGGCCATCAGTTCCATTCGGTTGTTCGTGGTATTCGGCTCGCCGCCGAAGAGTTCTTTCTCCTGCGTGCCGAAGCGAAGCAGGGCGCCCCATCCGCCGGGGCCCGGATTGCCTTTGCAGGCGCCGTCGGTAAAGATTTCGATGAACTCGGGCGTCACGTCAGTCACGTCATATTCTCGGGTTAGGTGTTTTGTGCGTCGCGGCCGGCGCGAGGCCCGCGGCGCGCACGGGCTTTTTCGCCTTGATCTGGCCGACGAGGTGCATGCCGCGCACGCGCTTGACCGCCGTCACCATATAGGCCGCACCGAAGATCGGCCACCAGCGATCGCCGGCCGCCTCCATGAAGGCGAATCGCGTCAGCCAGTTTTCATGAGCAAGAGGCGGACGATAGCAGCCGAAGCGCCCGCGTTCAAGCTCGAATCCGAGCAGCTTGAGCCAATCCTTGATCCGCGTGAAAGCGATCAGATCGTGCGCGGCCGGCACGAACGGGCGTCTCGTCATCTTGCCGAACGCCTGGCGTGCGCCCCACAAGCTCAGGGAATTGAACCCCAAAATGACGAGCTGGCCTTCCGGCATCAGCACGCGCTCGGCTTCGCGCAACAACCGGTGTGGATCGCGCGTGAACTCGAGCGTATGCGGCATGACCAGCAGATCGACGCTCTGCGCTTCGAACGGCAGATCGAGCAGGTCGCACCATAGCGTCGTGCGCGCGGCCGGCCCGTAGCGATCGTCGAGCCCCGCGAGCCCGGACGGCCCGATCGCCTCACCCTCGCGCCAGCGCGGCGGATAGGTGAAAGGCGCGCTCGCGCCGCTCGCCGCGTCCAGCACGAGCGCGCGCGAGATCATGCGGTTTTCGCGCAGCGCGTCGAGTTGCGGCAGCCCGAGTTGCAGCGCGTGATAGCCGAACACGTTCGACACGACGCTGTCGAGTTGCGCCTGTTCCCAGTCGAGCACGTAGCGTCCCGGCGGCGATGCCGTCCAGGCGGGCCAGTCTATAATCGGTCGATCTGACATCGTGGTGAGTGCGTCGCCTATGAATACGCTCGAATACGTGCCGATTCCGGCGTTTGCGGACAACTACATCTGGCTCGTATCGGACGGGCGCGATGCCGTCGCCGTCGACCCGGGCGAGGCAGCCCCGGTCAGGGCGCATCTCGCTAAGCAGGGCTGGCGACTCGCCGCTATTTTACTCACGCACCATCATGCCGACCATGTCGGCGGCGTCGCCGCGCTC
The sequence above is a segment of the Trinickia acidisoli genome. Coding sequences within it:
- the dnaQ gene encoding DNA polymerase III subunit epsilon, with product MRQIVLDTETTGLNARTGDRIIEIGGVELVNRRLTGNNLHFYVNPERDSDPGALAVHGLTTEFLSDKPKFGEIADELRDYLRDAELIIHNAPFDLGFLEAEFALLGLPPFKEHYAGVIDTLVQAKAMFPGKRNSLDALCDRFGVSNAHRTLHGALLDSELLAEVYLSMTRGQESLVIDMLGEATTQQSTATAARKAVSFEGMALPVLAADEAEVQAHEAVLNDLDKATKGTSVWRREPAPEPAVGSADVQAA
- a CDS encoding class I SAM-dependent methyltransferase, coding for MSDRPIIDWPAWTASPPGRYVLDWEQAQLDSVVSNVFGYHALQLGLPQLDALRENRMISRALVLDAASGASAPFTYPPRWREGEAIGPSGLAGLDDRYGPAARTTLWCDLLDLPFEAQSVDLLVMPHTLEFTRDPHRLLREAERVLMPEGQLVILGFNSLSLWGARQAFGKMTRRPFVPAAHDLIAFTRIKDWLKLLGFELERGRFGCYRPPLAHENWLTRFAFMEAAGDRWWPIFGAAYMVTAVKRVRGMHLVGQIKAKKPVRAAGLAPAATHKTPNPRI
- a CDS encoding DUF2778 domain-containing protein, which gives rise to MPVFCTFALNHKITSLLNCPGIGAFAAYSGHGPGRDNPELTDKEDVGPIPKGVYYIVDRHSGGRLGWWHDFIDAHGYGTTDRTKWFMLWNPATGDSTFVNGVKRSVFRLHPEGPLRLSDGCITVANLYSFAVLAKGLRSRGADLPVPGAPFRAYGTVEVK
- a CDS encoding MFS transporter, yielding MTYALPQARERRLIWLLALVQFTLIMDFMVMMPLGPQIMSAFDVSPAKFAAAVSAYSWCSGLSALLAATYIDRFDRRKLLLTAYLLFTLSNLACACATSYPLLLASRAFAGLAGGVLGASVMAIVADVVPVERRGAATGILMTGFSMAAIAGVPAGVLLGAYFHWSAPFWLLAALTVTIAVATSRIVPPLAEHLSRRPPSLADTLPALGRLLTYPRHLRAFALTFLIMFAHMLVIPFISPMLVANHGVTPGQISWLYMAGGASTFFTSRAIGRLADRIGHRTIFRLFGALALGPVLIVTHLANVPFLIMIPGFALFMIISSGRIVPMQAILTTVPDAQHRGAFLSANGAVQSLGTGCGAWLGGMLLSTDTAGHIVGYGVNGWVSITLASLALVWVGQVRSAGKQHPGVAAPAAPNAAPELAGEA
- the rnhA gene encoding ribonuclease HI, with amino-acid sequence MTPEFIEIFTDGACKGNPGPGGWGALLRFGTQEKELFGGEPNTTNNRMELMAVIAALEALKRPCKATVHTDSQYVQKGISEWIHGWKKKNWMTAAKTPVKNADLWKRLDALAAMHQIEWRWVKGHAGHPENERADALANRGVSALAAG
- a CDS encoding PadR family transcriptional regulator, which translates into the protein MRHRFHDFQRDQGLPDLHRGAAHSHSHEAESRHDYGHWYGHRRDASDRDFSHGRGRGDHGHGHHGRRGESSFLHELWHAIGRHRHRHGGSGPFWGGRGDQGFGDDDSFTRGRKFSGEDLQLMLLALIAEAPRHGYELIKALETRSNGFYAPSPGMVYPALTYLEELGFVTVQQEGNRKRYEIADAGRAHLAANQDQVDMILAKLSFVAHKMESMRRAYAAEDADEGESGASGRDAAWHPKLRQAKYALKLALLRRIDADENEQQRVAEILLRAAAEIEGKPAAGPAPQGASA
- a CDS encoding IS3 family transposase (programmed frameshift) translates to MKAYSAERKEALVRRMMPPENVPVSALARETGITEQTLYVWRREAKGKGLAVPGDGKNAEGWSSEDKFAVVLETAPLNAAELAEYCRRKGLYPEQIAAWRTSCVAANANTAEQAREQRQQSKEDKQRIKQLEKELHRKEKALAEAAALLVLRKKAQANLGRTRGRLINVPDRLLCISLIREAVGSGCRLHKACEELGLSARTFQRWVVDGDVARADGRSTANRPQPRNKLSEAERRQILEVANSAEFASLPPSQIVPSLADRGVYLASESSFYRVLRDASQQHRRGRARQPSRHVVTSHCATAPNQLWSWDITWMPAAIKGKYYYWYMVLDVFSRKIVGHEVQEAESTELAALLMRRTSLAEGLAGRPLVLHSDNGSAMKGATMLATLENLGVVASFSRPRVSNDNPYAEALFRTCKYRPDYPSKAFASVDAARAWTQQFVRWYNHEHKHSGLKFVTPAQRHNGVAIAVLARRDVVYAQAKARNPQRWSRSTRNWKLKNEVWLNPERTPRAELKQCA